One Jeotgalibaca porci genomic region harbors:
- the rpsL gene encoding 30S ribosomal protein S12 yields the protein MPTINQLVRKPRKSAIEKSKSPALGKGYNSFKKSTTNTNSPQKRGVCTRVGTMTPRKPNSALRKYARVRLSNLLEVTAYIPGIGHNLQEHSVVLIRGGRVKDLAGVRYHIVRGALDTAGVNGRMQSRSKYGTKKPKAAKK from the coding sequence ATGCCTACAATTAACCAATTAGTTCGCAAACCTCGTAAATCTGCTATTGAAAAATCTAAATCTCCTGCATTAGGAAAAGGATACAATAGCTTTAAGAAATCAACTACTAACACTAACTCACCTCAAAAACGTGGTGTTTGTACTCGTGTTGGTACAATGACTCCAAGAAAGCCTAACTCGGCTTTGCGTAAATATGCGCGTGTACGTTTGTCTAACCTTTTAGAAGTGACAGCTTACATTCCTGGTATCGGCCATAACCTACAAGAACATAGTGTTGTTCTTATTCGTGGTGGACGTGTAAAAGACTTGGCGGGTGTTCGTTACCATATCGTACGTGGTGCTTTGGATACAGCTGGTGTAAACGGCCGTATGCAATCACGTTCTAAATACGGAACTAAAAAGCCTAAAGCAGCTAAAAAATAA